The DNA region CCTGGTAAGAGCAAAAAAATTGTTGGAATCCACAAGTTTTGCCGTAAAGCTGAGTGACGCGCTGGGCAGCACGATCGAAAAAGGGTTCGAATTCCTCCCGGACAAGTGGACGGAAGCAATGCAGAAGGTGATCAGGTCCTCACTGGAAAGGGCCTTTAAGCTAACCGTTCGCACCCTGAACAACCGGCCCAAAACCGTCTCCTCCGATAAACTGCACAAACTGGCCATTGTCTCCACCGGCGCGGCGGGAGGGTTTTTCGGCCTGGCGGCGCTTACCGTGGAACTGCCGGTTTCTACGATAATAATCATGCGTTCGATACTGGATATCGCCCGCAATGAGGGAGAGGCGATAAAAACTATCGAGACGAGATTGGCCTGCCTGGAGGTTTTTGCGCTGGGAGGCGGAACGGATGAGGATCACTCCACCCAGACCGGTTATTTCGCTATCAGGGCTATTCTGGCCAAGGAAATTTCGGGAATAATCGAGAACATTTCAGAAAGGCTGGTGGCCAAAGGGGTAACTCCACAGATCGGCAGGTTCCTGTCCCAGATCGGCACACGGTACGGCGTTATGGTTTCGAACAAAATCGCGGCGCAAACGATCCCCGTTGCCGGAGCGCTGGGAGGAGCGGCAATAAATACGATTTTTATCAACCATTTCCAGGCCATGGCACGAGGCCATTTTATCATCAGAAGGCTCGAGAGAAAACATGGTAAAGAAGAGATAGAAAGACTGTACCATGAAAGCTAGGCTGATTTTCCCCCAAGTCAGTGGAAGAGATCCTAAGAACTTGCAATCCGGGAAATCAAGGGTTCAAATTTATCGCTGGGCGCTGGAGTAGTCCTGACAGGGGGGACCGGCAACCTGGCCGGGATCGCAAAGGTCTGCGAGGAGATTATGTGCCTGCCTGTGTGGATCGGCAGGCCGCGGGAGTTACCGGACTGGACAAAATGGTCGATGATCCGGGCTTTGCCACGGCCGTCGGGCTGGCCCTCTGCGGGGCGGGAGGCGAGTACCTGCCCCTAGGAGGAGAGGTTTGCCGGCGCCGGCGGATCGGTTTTCGGCAAGGCTCTCAACCGGCTGAGACGGTGAGCGGATAACTTGTGGTAATCCTGGGGCACGATTTTTCTAACTTAGGCCCGAAAACGTAACTACGGTTAATTTAAAGGCGAAAAAAAATGTTAAAGAAATTTCTGCAAAGCCCGTCGGCGACAAGCCTGGGGTACATTTCAGTCATTCTCGTCCTGTTGATGGCACTGGTGCTGATCATCGAATTCCGGGGCAGGAGCGATGGCGACTTCGGCGATATTCTGCCCGGCGGCAGTGTGGGATCGGGTCGGGTGGAAAAGATCATTGCCAGGCTCAAGGGCGCGATAATATCTCAACGGGCCTCCGGGGAGGAACTGGCGGCCTTTAACAGCTCGGAAAGCAGGTTGAGCGAAATTTTTTCGCAATACCCGGAGGAAGAGCAGGCTGTAA from Candidatus Glassbacteria bacterium includes:
- a CDS encoding EcsC family protein; the encoded protein is MPFTKKEKQDLVRAKKLLESTSFAVKLSDALGSTIEKGFEFLPDKWTEAMQKVIRSSLERAFKLTVRTLNNRPKTVSSDKLHKLAIVSTGAAGGFFGLAALTVELPVSTIIIMRSILDIARNEGEAIKTIETRLACLEVFALGGGTDEDHSTQTGYFAIRAILAKEISGIIENISERLVAKGVTPQIGRFLSQIGTRYGVMVSNKIAAQTIPVAGALGGAAINTIFINHFQAMARGHFIIRRLERKHGKEEIERLYHES